A window from Candidatus Zixiibacteriota bacterium encodes these proteins:
- a CDS encoding Crp/Fnr family transcriptional regulator — translation MARSVFCHLSEDLLAKLDQGRSVRRYQAGEVLFYEGEAPLAMYCLHDGVVKLVKAARDGRTMVIRLLGGGDIAGFRALLTDEPYAATAEVAEPATVCTVPAATFKGLLQESVQFSLDLLHKVAVELRVSEERMLDQAILPARTRVARILLFLADTSSPSSQRLVVATELRHQDLADAVGITPQTFSRIIHELNGSGILRTNRQHIEIVDPGRLRDLAARDT, via the coding sequence TTGGCGCGGAGCGTATTCTGCCATCTTAGCGAGGATCTCCTGGCGAAACTGGATCAGGGCCGCTCGGTGCGCCGCTACCAGGCCGGAGAAGTGTTGTTCTACGAGGGCGAGGCGCCCCTGGCCATGTACTGCCTGCACGACGGGGTTGTCAAGCTGGTCAAAGCCGCACGAGACGGGCGCACCATGGTTATTCGGCTGTTGGGTGGCGGCGATATTGCCGGGTTCAGGGCGCTTCTGACCGACGAGCCATATGCGGCGACCGCCGAAGTCGCCGAGCCGGCCACGGTATGCACCGTTCCCGCCGCCACATTCAAGGGCCTGTTGCAAGAGTCGGTCCAGTTCAGTTTGGATTTGCTCCACAAGGTCGCAGTAGAACTGCGTGTTTCCGAGGAGCGCATGCTCGACCAGGCAATTCTCCCGGCCCGTACCCGGGTGGCCAGGATTCTTCTATTCCTTGCGGATACATCGTCGCCGAGCTCCCAACGTCTGGTTGTAGCAACCGAGCTACGCCACCAGGATCTGGCCGACGCGGTTGGAATCACGCCGCAAACGTTTTCACGGATCATCCACGAGCTCAACGGGAGCGGGATTCTGCGAACAAACCGGCAACACATTGAGATCGTCGATCCGGGACGGCTCCGCGACCTGGCTGCACGAGACACCTAA
- a CDS encoding T9SS type A sorting domain-containing protein, whose translation MRNTCLIAGVLAVAMFAVLIAAVPSTLNDFFMPGSQPGKAGQLETPDKCDNCHGGYNLAVEPAYNWRGSMMSQAARDPYFYASMAIANQDAPESGDLCIRCHSPAGWLEGRSVPTDGTALNLNDRQGVQCDYCHKLVKPTPLGTNPYPGDATYTSETYPQDQAYLATLAEIPPTSANGMYVADASNAKRGPFVDPVARHQFYYSPFHKDAALCGTCHDVSNPAFVRGADDTYSPNAFDQPSPSFEPYTMFPIERTYSEWLMSAYNSPAGVYAPQFGGNKAYVSTCQDCHMKDVTGTGCNKSGAPVRTDLPLHDMTGGNTFVPKILNAIWPGEVNQSALNAGVQRAIAMLQKAATLDLTVTPVPGGYSAHVRVTNETGHKLPSGYPEGRRIWINVKVYDTTATLVYESGTYDNATGVLGHDAAVKIYEIEPGLSADLSAALGYPAGPSFHFVLNNQIYSDNRIPPRGFTNAAFTAIQSPPVGYSYADGQYWDDTYYSLAESAARVDVTLYYQTTSKEFVEFLRDENHTNDWGQRLYDLWNTNGKSAPVAMSTRSVILKTIRDTQPPTNPSTLTATALSSSQIALAWQGSTDNVRVAGYNIYRNGTRVNATTSTTFTDAGLRAATTYSYYVTAYDEAGNESGPSNTATATTRSKGGKNQTALAGIRAYPNPFNPTVSISYSLPKSGEVVIEAFNILGQRVAELVNEMQPAGDHVVSWDASHLASGVYLIRITTAESTGSLKVNLLK comes from the coding sequence ATGCGTAACACTTGTCTAATTGCCGGGGTGTTGGCGGTCGCCATGTTCGCCGTGCTGATAGCAGCGGTACCGTCGACCCTCAACGATTTCTTCATGCCCGGATCCCAGCCGGGTAAGGCGGGCCAACTGGAGACGCCTGACAAGTGCGACAATTGTCATGGCGGCTACAATCTTGCGGTAGAGCCGGCCTACAACTGGCGAGGGAGCATGATGTCTCAGGCGGCGCGGGACCCGTACTTCTATGCCAGCATGGCAATCGCCAACCAGGACGCACCTGAGAGCGGCGATCTGTGTATTCGCTGCCATTCGCCGGCGGGCTGGCTGGAGGGGAGATCGGTGCCGACTGACGGCACCGCTCTCAATCTCAACGATCGCCAGGGCGTGCAGTGCGATTACTGTCACAAGCTTGTGAAGCCGACGCCTCTGGGTACGAACCCGTATCCAGGCGATGCCACTTACACGAGCGAAACCTATCCGCAGGACCAGGCGTACTTAGCCACACTCGCCGAGATACCCCCTACATCGGCCAACGGCATGTATGTCGCCGACGCGAGCAACGCCAAGCGCGGGCCGTTTGTCGACCCGGTGGCCCGCCACCAGTTCTACTATTCGCCGTTCCACAAGGACGCTGCCTTGTGTGGGACCTGTCATGACGTAAGCAACCCGGCTTTCGTAAGAGGTGCCGATGATACCTATTCGCCCAATGCCTTTGACCAGCCTTCTCCGAGTTTCGAGCCTTACACCATGTTCCCCATCGAGCGCACCTACAGCGAGTGGCTGATGAGCGCCTACAACAGCCCGGCCGGCGTATATGCACCGCAATTTGGCGGCAACAAGGCCTATGTGTCGACCTGTCAGGACTGCCACATGAAAGACGTGACGGGCACGGGTTGCAACAAATCCGGAGCGCCGGTACGGACCGATCTGCCTCTGCATGACATGACCGGCGGCAACACGTTTGTCCCCAAAATCCTGAACGCAATCTGGCCCGGTGAAGTAAACCAGTCGGCCCTGAACGCCGGAGTTCAGCGCGCCATCGCCATGCTGCAGAAGGCGGCCACCCTTGACCTCACCGTCACGCCTGTCCCCGGCGGATATAGCGCTCACGTGCGGGTCACGAATGAGACCGGCCACAAACTGCCGTCGGGTTATCCCGAGGGCCGGCGAATCTGGATCAACGTCAAAGTCTACGATACCACGGCAACACTCGTGTACGAATCCGGCACCTACGACAACGCTACCGGAGTGCTTGGCCACGATGCCGCCGTCAAGATCTACGAGATCGAACCGGGTCTGTCGGCCGATCTTTCCGCGGCCCTCGGCTATCCCGCGGGTCCGTCGTTCCATTTCGTGCTGAATAACCAAATCTATTCGGACAATCGCATTCCTCCTCGCGGATTCACCAATGCCGCTTTCACGGCGATTCAATCACCGCCGGTGGGCTATTCGTATGCTGACGGACAATACTGGGACGACACCTACTATTCGCTGGCGGAATCGGCGGCAAGGGTAGATGTCACCCTGTACTACCAAACTACCAGTAAGGAGTTTGTGGAGTTCCTGCGTGACGAGAATCATACCAATGACTGGGGCCAGAGACTGTATGACCTATGGAATACCAATGGCAAATCAGCCCCTGTAGCGATGTCAACCCGGTCCGTCATCTTGAAGACCATCCGCGATACCCAGCCGCCGACCAATCCGAGCACTCTGACCGCCACGGCTCTTTCATCCTCACAGATCGCTCTTGCCTGGCAGGGATCGACCGACAATGTCAGAGTAGCCGGCTATAACATATATCGTAACGGCACGAGAGTGAATGCGACGACGTCGACTACCTTCACCGATGCCGGCCTCCGAGCCGCCACCACCTATAGTTATTACGTCACCGCCTACGATGAAGCCGGTAATGAATCCGGTCCGAGTAACACGGCGACTGCCACCACCAGGAGCAAGGGCGGCAAGAACCAAACCGCTTTAGCGGGCATCCGAGCGTATCCTAACCCCTTCAATCCGACAGTCAGTATCAGTTATTCGCTGCCGAAGTCAGGCGAAGTCGTGATTGAAGCTTTCAATATCCTGGGCCAGCGAGTTGCCGAGTTGGTCAACGAAATGCAGCCGGCCGGCGACCATGTGGTATCGTGGGATGCCAGTCATCTGGCATCAGGCGTATACCTTATAAGGATCACCACAGCGGAGTCGACCGGCAGTTTGAAGGTGAATTTGCTAAAGTAA
- the pbpC gene encoding penicillin-binding protein 1C: protein MNLARTCLRRPAFRKVIGVSILAIATLGVLNWFVFPLPHHLLKRPTSTFVYSRDNHLLNCFTSTDRFWRKPVRLEQVSPLMISTVLACEDRWYHWHPGFNPVSLAQAAVDNLRAGRFERGGSTITMQIARMIEPKERTIPNKLLEILRAVQLEISYSKDELLEIYFNLAPYGGNIEGIGAATWLYFGKTPYRLSVSEIAVLTALPSSPTKLRPDRDLAACLNRRDLVLAVMHERGLISRDELGQALREEVPIARVSPAVAAPHFCQSAMMAQPSQPEIRSTLDYGIQITCERLARNYQVGLASKGIHNLAAVVLDNRSGELLALVGSADFDDAGNHGQVNGALAPRSPGSALKPFVYALGLDKGFISSALKVEDLPVNYAGYIPVNYDEQYNGVVSISEALIQSLNVPAVNLTVQVGLKELFNLLRAGGITTLTRKHVEYGLPMILGSCEVNLVELSNLYATLARGGEYVPVRYTRERESCRPVRLFSREAAYLITEILVDLKRPDMPSSWEFTVGMPKVAWKTGTSYGRKDAWAIGYDPDYTVGVWTGNFSAEGSVALVGAETAAPLMFDIFTALRPDGSPTWFEPPAGIDERMVCAVSGRIATQACPDQIGEEYIVGVSPNAKCSVHRSIMVDSRTGHSVCRYCAVDGRSREITVEDWPPRLASWLAGRGIVPHHPPHNPECRGELTGDGPVIVSPERDAVYVIRSSVPKQYQHILFQASLPLDSHEAHWFVDGHLFATAPPDSGVFYLPEPGQHRVMCIDSYGRSAGVNFRVQ from the coding sequence ATGAATCTGGCGCGAACCTGTCTGCGGAGACCGGCATTCCGCAAGGTCATCGGCGTGAGTATACTCGCGATTGCTACGCTGGGCGTGCTCAACTGGTTTGTCTTCCCGCTGCCGCATCATCTTCTCAAGCGGCCGACATCGACATTCGTATACAGCCGCGATAACCACCTGCTGAACTGTTTCACGTCGACAGACCGCTTCTGGCGCAAGCCGGTGAGATTGGAGCAGGTGTCGCCGTTAATGATCAGCACCGTACTCGCCTGCGAGGACCGCTGGTATCACTGGCATCCCGGGTTCAATCCGGTGTCGCTGGCTCAGGCGGCGGTGGATAATCTGAGAGCGGGGCGATTCGAACGCGGCGGTTCGACCATCACCATGCAGATCGCCCGCATGATCGAGCCGAAAGAGCGCACGATTCCCAACAAACTGCTTGAAATCCTTCGCGCCGTGCAACTGGAGATCAGTTACTCCAAGGATGAGCTGTTGGAGATCTACTTCAATCTCGCTCCCTACGGCGGCAATATCGAGGGTATCGGCGCGGCGACCTGGCTATATTTCGGCAAAACGCCTTACAGGTTGTCGGTGTCGGAAATTGCCGTGCTGACCGCGCTGCCGTCGTCACCGACCAAACTCCGCCCTGACCGCGATCTGGCCGCCTGCCTCAATCGCCGCGACCTCGTGTTGGCGGTGATGCACGAGCGGGGGCTGATTTCGCGCGATGAACTCGGGCAAGCGCTGCGCGAGGAAGTGCCGATCGCGCGGGTCAGCCCGGCGGTGGCAGCGCCGCACTTTTGCCAGAGCGCCATGATGGCGCAACCCTCACAGCCGGAGATTCGCTCGACACTCGATTACGGCATACAAATCACCTGTGAGCGGCTGGCGCGCAACTACCAGGTCGGGCTGGCGTCAAAAGGCATTCACAATCTCGCTGCGGTAGTGCTGGACAACCGGTCAGGCGAGCTGCTCGCGCTGGTTGGGTCGGCTGACTTCGACGATGCCGGGAATCATGGCCAGGTCAACGGTGCACTCGCGCCGCGCTCGCCCGGCTCGGCCCTTAAGCCGTTCGTCTATGCGCTCGGATTAGACAAGGGCTTCATTTCCTCGGCCCTCAAAGTGGAAGACCTCCCGGTGAACTACGCCGGATACATTCCGGTCAATTACGATGAACAGTACAACGGGGTGGTGTCGATCTCCGAGGCGCTGATTCAGTCGCTGAACGTGCCGGCGGTGAATCTCACCGTCCAAGTCGGCCTTAAGGAGCTTTTCAACCTACTTCGTGCCGGTGGTATAACGACACTGACGCGCAAACATGTCGAGTATGGTCTGCCGATGATTCTCGGCTCGTGTGAGGTCAACCTGGTCGAGCTGAGCAACCTGTACGCCACCCTTGCGCGCGGGGGCGAGTATGTTCCAGTGAGGTACACACGCGAACGCGAATCATGCCGGCCGGTTCGTTTGTTTTCCAGGGAAGCCGCTTATCTGATTACCGAGATACTGGTCGATCTGAAACGTCCTGATATGCCGAGCAGTTGGGAGTTCACCGTGGGCATGCCCAAAGTCGCCTGGAAGACCGGTACGTCGTACGGGCGCAAAGATGCCTGGGCGATCGGCTACGATCCGGACTACACGGTTGGAGTCTGGACCGGCAATTTCTCGGCCGAAGGTTCGGTCGCCCTGGTCGGCGCCGAGACCGCCGCGCCGCTTATGTTCGATATCTTCACTGCGCTTCGCCCGGACGGCAGCCCAACGTGGTTTGAGCCGCCGGCCGGTATCGACGAACGCATGGTGTGCGCGGTGAGCGGTAGGATCGCTACCCAGGCCTGCCCCGATCAGATCGGCGAGGAGTATATCGTGGGCGTGTCCCCCAACGCCAAATGCAGCGTGCATCGAAGCATCATGGTCGACTCGCGCACCGGCCATTCGGTCTGCCGGTATTGTGCTGTGGACGGTCGGAGCCGGGAGATCACGGTTGAGGATTGGCCGCCGCGGCTGGCCTCATGGCTGGCCGGACGGGGAATCGTGCCGCACCACCCGCCGCACAATCCGGAATGCCGGGGTGAGCTGACGGGCGACGGGCCGGTGATTGTTTCGCCCGAGCGCGACGCGGTCTACGTAATCCGGTCAAGTGTGCCCAAGCAGTACCAACACATTCTGTTTCAGGCGTCGCTGCCCCTCGATAGCCACGAGGCGCACTGGTTTGTCGATGGCCATCTGTTCGCAACTGCGCCGCCGGACAGCGGCGTGTTCTATCTCCCTGAGCCGGGGCAGCACCGGGTAATGTGTATCGATTCCTACGGTCGCTCGGCAGGGGTGAATTTCCGAGTGCAATAA